From a region of the Zingiber officinale cultivar Zhangliang chromosome 10B, Zo_v1.1, whole genome shotgun sequence genome:
- the LOC122029674 gene encoding rust resistance kinase Lr10-like — MANGSVVPALASVFGVIFFMVIVAVVFHCIDMLRSLAINVNTSSTTPNYPTITNDQIRNKTVEDFLNEIAREKPIGFTSQQLALFTGNYVTQLGAGGFGSVYKGELPNGVPVAVKVLRGNLDKGVEEQFMAEVGTMGRTYHINLVRLYGFCFDSATIALVYEYMEKGSLDKYLYDKDRRLNWETLRKVVIGTAKGIRYLHEECQQKIIHYDIKPGNILLDSNFNPKVADFGQAKLMDTVASHVTLTRNRGTYGYMAPEIWNNLPVTHKCDVYSFGMLLFDVVGRKWNRGAATGSSTESLRWFPKSVYQKFERGASALREIISSCEIEEDNREEAERMCKVALWCVQMNADARPPMSKVVKMLEGEMEIVPVPMNDPFPYLTEVGPVLDVWNEGGTTTGSSLRNYSATTPIMRKYEIEMATRN, encoded by the exons aTGGCCAATGGCAGCGTCGTGCCAG CACTGGCATCGGTGTTCGGCGTCATCTTCTTCATGGTCATCGTCGCGGTAGTCTTCCATTGCATCGACATGCTTCGCTCACTGGCGATCAACGTCAACACATCGTCGACGACCCCAAACTATCCTACGATTACCAACGATCAAATTAGGAATAAAACGGTGGAGGATTTCCTGAATGAAATAGCCAGAGAGAAGCCCATCGGATTCACTTCTCAGCAGCTTGCTCTCTTCACCGGCAATTACGTCACCCAGCTGGGAGCCGGCGGATTCGGATCAGTGTACAAAGGCGAATTACCCAACGGCGTGCCGGTGGCGGTCAAGGTCTTACGCGGGAATTTGGACAAAGGCGTCGAGGAGCAGTTCATGGCGGAAGTGGGCACGATGGGGAGAACCTACCACATCAATCTCGTCCGCCTCTACGGCTTCTGCTTCGATTCCGCCACAATAGCGCTCGTGTACGAGTACATGGAGAAGGGCTCTCTAGACAAATACTTGTACGATAAGGACCGAAGGCTGAATTGGGAGACGCTGCGCAAGGTAGTCATAGGCACGGCCAAGGGAATCAGGTACCTGCACGAGGAGTGCCAACAGAAGATCATTCACTACGATATTAAGCCAGGGAACATCCTCCTCGACTCCAATTTCAACCCCAAAGTGGCTGATTTCGGACAAGCCAAGCTGATGGACACGGTGGCCAGCCATGTCACCTTGACCAGAAACAGGGGTACGTACGGCTACATGGCGCCGGAGATATGGAATAATTTGCCGGTGACGCACAAGTGCGATGTGTACAGTTTCGGGATGCTGTTGTTTGACGTAGTAGGGAGGAAGTGGAATCGCGGTGCTGCCACCGGCAGCAGCACTGAGAGTCTGCGGTGGTTTCCCAAGTCCGTGTATCAGAAATTCGAGCGCGGCGCATCGGCATTGCGGGAGATCATATCCAGCTGTGAGATCGAGGAAGACAACAGAGAGGAGGCGGAGAGGATGTGCAAGGTGGCTTTGTGGTGCGTGCAGATGAATGCGGACGCGAGGCCTCCGATGAGCAAGGTGGTGAAGATGTTGGAAGGGGAGATGGAGATCGTTCCGGTTCCCATGAATGATCCATTTCCCTATTTGACCGAAGTAGGTCCGGTACTTGATGTGTGGAACGAAGGCGGCACCACCACCGGCTCGTCGTTGAGAAATTACAGTGCGACTACGCCCATCATGCGCAAATATGAGATTGAAATGGCAACTCGCAACTGA